One genomic window of Desulfovibrio gilichinskyi includes the following:
- a CDS encoding cation diffusion facilitator family transporter has translation MSDSPQKYIRYSIAASIITLILKFWAWHITDSVGLLSDAMETLVNLTAGLFALAALTLALKPADQSHTYGHGKAEYFSSGAEGMLILIAAVGIVYASIERFMSPSVPSNLLAGLLIALLSSAVNFVTAKVMLKGSQIHDSITLEADAKHLLTDVWTSVGLVLGLGVMLFTPPSWAILDPIIAIIMAINIIFTGFYLIKKSYSGLMDNTLPEPELSLIDKSIRLCAGEEVLYHGLRTRKAGSQRFIDFHLLLPGKSTIKSSHTLCSKIETCIQDELNNCHVTIHVEPEEDKSSYDCEETGGLCGSVLKANEK, from the coding sequence ATGTCAGATTCTCCGCAAAAATATATTCGTTACTCAATTGCCGCTTCAATAATCACCCTAATCCTTAAATTCTGGGCATGGCACATTACCGATTCAGTCGGTCTGCTTTCAGATGCAATGGAAACACTTGTTAATCTTACAGCTGGATTATTTGCATTAGCTGCCTTGACGCTTGCCCTAAAACCTGCTGACCAATCTCACACTTACGGACACGGCAAAGCTGAATATTTTTCAAGCGGCGCAGAAGGAATGCTGATTCTAATCGCAGCCGTGGGCATTGTGTACGCCTCTATTGAAAGGTTTATGTCTCCGTCTGTTCCAAGTAATTTACTGGCTGGTCTACTAATAGCTCTGCTATCTTCAGCGGTTAACTTTGTTACCGCCAAAGTGATGCTTAAAGGATCACAGATTCATGATTCAATCACGCTCGAAGCAGATGCTAAACATCTGTTAACAGATGTGTGGACCTCAGTAGGGCTGGTGCTCGGTCTGGGTGTTATGCTCTTCACTCCTCCGTCCTGGGCTATTCTTGACCCGATCATCGCAATAATAATGGCCATAAATATTATCTTCACAGGATTTTACCTGATTAAAAAATCATACTCAGGACTTATGGATAATACCCTGCCGGAACCTGAACTTTCGCTTATTGATAAATCCATCAGACTATGTGCAGGAGAAGAGGTTCTTTACCATGGTCTCAGAACGCGTAAGGCAGGTTCTCAGAGATTTATTGACTTCCATCTGCTTCTACCCGGCAAATCAACCATTAAAAGCTCTCATACACTATGCAGTAAAATTGAAACATGCATTCAAGATGAGCTTAATAACTGCCACGTTACCATTCATGTAGAGCCTGAAGAAGATAAAAGTTCTTATGATTGCGAAGAAACAGGCGGGCTTTGCGGATCTGTTTTAAAAGCAAATGAGAAGTAA
- a CDS encoding dienelactone hydrolase family protein — protein MLKEKIIIHTHQEDQLESVLVIPDGSGPFPAVLLIHEYTGLNKVTLDHARRLATAGYVVLAADFYGPAKRPKNINEARTVHRIFRDNRVLMRSRAKSCLETLINQPETDSAKLAALGFSFGGGAVLEIARICDLKQVISVYGYLDTTHPASFGQIKAKIFAVHVEDDPVVPESHAEMFTKEMNDAEADWSIKYLKNTKHGFMSPDDKAFDQVLAEKTWDIILENLNK, from the coding sequence GTGCTAAAAGAAAAAATAATTATACACACTCATCAAGAAGATCAGCTTGAAAGTGTACTTGTTATACCTGACGGTTCAGGTCCATTCCCTGCAGTTTTGCTTATCCACGAATATACGGGGCTGAATAAGGTAACTTTGGATCACGCACGGCGGCTTGCCACCGCAGGATATGTTGTTCTTGCGGCAGATTTTTATGGCCCTGCCAAGAGACCAAAAAATATTAATGAAGCACGCACTGTTCATAGAATTTTCCGTGATAACCGTGTCTTAATGCGGAGCCGCGCTAAATCCTGTCTTGAAACGCTTATCAATCAGCCTGAAACAGATTCCGCAAAACTTGCGGCATTAGGATTTTCATTTGGCGGCGGGGCTGTACTTGAGATAGCCCGTATCTGTGATCTGAAACAAGTAATCAGCGTTTATGGATACTTAGATACAACACACCCAGCCTCATTCGGACAAATTAAAGCAAAAATATTTGCTGTTCATGTAGAAGATGACCCTGTGGTGCCGGAAAGCCATGCTGAAATGTTCACAAAAGAAATGAATGATGCGGAAGCTGATTGGTCTATTAAATATCTTAAAAACACAAAACATGGATTCATGAGTCCTGACGACAAAGCTTTTGATCAGGTTCTGGCTGAAAAAACATGGGATATTATTTTAGAGAATCTTAATAAATAG
- a CDS encoding nitroreductase family protein, whose translation MEVLEAIHTRRSVRKYQDKPISDELIKELLSAAMVAPSAGNAQPWHFIVVDDREKLAGVKEYSEFAGMAAHAPLGIIICGDLSLEKYPGYWIQDCASATQTLLLAVRGKGLGAVWTGIYPKEDRIKGFTEHFNLPENVIPLSFVIIGWPDQEQKYKDRYKEERVHKNTW comes from the coding sequence ATGGAAGTATTAGAAGCTATTCATACCAGAAGAAGTGTTAGAAAATATCAGGATAAACCTATATCTGATGAATTGATTAAAGAACTTCTCAGTGCGGCAATGGTTGCACCAAGTGCAGGTAATGCGCAGCCATGGCATTTTATTGTGGTTGATGACCGCGAAAAATTAGCCGGAGTTAAAGAGTATAGTGAGTTTGCAGGAATGGCAGCTCATGCACCTTTAGGAATTATTATTTGCGGTGATTTAAGTCTTGAAAAGTACCCCGGATATTGGATTCAGGACTGCGCTTCCGCTACCCAGACTTTATTATTGGCTGTACGAGGTAAAGGTTTGGGTGCAGTCTGGACTGGAATTTATCCTAAGGAAGACAGAATTAAAGGATTTACTGAGCACTTTAATTTACCGGAGAATGTAATACCGCTTAGCTTTGTCATTATCGGCTGGCCTGATCAGGAACAGAAATACAAAGATCGCTATAAAGAAGAACGTGTTCATAAGAATACTTGGTAG